The Pseudomonas fluorescens genome segment CGTAACGCGGGCCGAAATATTCGTCCCACAACTCGACCTTGAAACTCTCCGGCAGCGCCACGCCCAGCAGATCGGCGGTGCGTTCGGCCAGGCCTTGCACTTTCGGGCGCTGATCTTCTTCGCTGCGCGAAACCGTCACACCGATCACCGGCAGTTGCGGCAGCGCTTCGCTCAAGGCCAGGGCCAGGCCGCTGTGAGTGCCAGCGCTGCCCGAGGCCAGCACCACGGCAGAAAATTGCAGGCCGGTGTCCTTGATCTGTTCAGCCAGCTCCAGACCGGCGCGTACGTAACCCAGCGCGCCGAGGGCGTTGGAGCCACCGATCGGCACCAGATACGGCTTCTTGCCGTTGCTGCGCAGGCGCACGGCGAGGGCCGCCAGTTGCTCGTCGGCGTTGTCGAGGTTGTCGACCAGCTCGACCTTGGTGTCGAACAGATCCAGCAGCAGGCGGTTGCCGTTGCCGGTGTAATTGACGTCGTCGGTGCCCAGCGGGTTTTCCAGCAGGGCTACGCAGCCCAGACCCAGTTTTGCGGCCAGCGCAGCGGTCTGGCGAACGTGGTTCGACTGCAGTGCGCCGGCGGTGATCAGGGTGTCCGCGCCTTGGGCGAGGGCATCGGCGGCGAGGTATTCGAGCTTGCGCAGCTTGTTGCCGCCCATGGCCAGTGGCGTCAGGTCATCGCGTTTGATGTAGACATCGCGACCGAGCCAGGTGGACAGGCGCTCGAGCTTTTCCAGTGGGGTCGGTTGGCCGAGCAGGTCGAGGCGATTAAAGCGGTCCAGCTGTTGTTTGATCGGTTGTGTGGACATGGTTCCGTACTGATGCAAGGAGATGTCAGGACTATAGGCACGCCGATTTACCGGGGGCAACCGTCATTCGCTTATAGCCAAATGTGCTTAGGCCAGCACTATCGGTTCTTAATTCGCATCCGATGCGTTGCCGTAAAGTAGTGGCCGTTGACGCGGCCAGACAGTCCGGCCGCCCGTGAGGAGTCTTTACCGTGAGCGAGCGTTCCAGCCATTGGCAATTGCAGACCATCGTCAGCCAACTGCGTACCGCCCGGGATCAATGGCGTACGCAAAATGGCCGCGCCAGCGGCGAGCAGGGCGGACGCGAGCTGCCGTCCCGTGATGCGATGGCGCAGATTCTCGAAGCCTTGTGCGGCGCGTTGTTCCCGATGCGTCTGGGGCCGGTGGACCTGCGTGAAGAGAGCGAGGATTTTTACGTCGGCCACACCCTTGATGTCGCGTTGAATGCATTGCTGGCGCAAGCACGACTCGAACTGCGTTACGTCGCCCGTCACAGTGCCCGGGACGACAGCGAAGTCGAGACACAGGCCATCAGGATCATTCAGGATTTCGCTCTGGCGCTGCCAGGCCTGCGCAGCCTGCTCGACACCGATGTGCTGGCCGCGTATCACGGCGATCCGGCGGCGCGCAGCGTCGATGAAGTGCTGCTGTGCTATCCGGGGATTCTGGCGGTGATTCACCATCGCCTGGCGCACCATTTGTATCGTGCAGGCCTGCCCCTGCTGGCGCGGATCAGTTCGGAAATCGCCCACTCGGCAACCGGCATCGATATTCACCCTGGCGCGCAGATCGGCCGCAGCTTCTTCATCGACCACGGGACCGGAGTAGTGATCGGCGAGACCGCGATCATCGGCGAGCGCGTCAGGATTTATCAGGCGGTGACCCTCGGCGCCAAACGCTTCCCGGCGGACGAGGACGGTCAGTTGCAAAAGGGTCACCCACGCCATCCGATCGTCGAGGACGATGTGGTGATTTACGCCGGCGCGACGATTCTGGGGCGGATCACCATCGGCAAAGGCTCGACCATCGGCGGCAATGTGTGGCTGACCCGCAGCGTGCCGGCGGGGTGCAACCTGACCCAGGCCAACCTGCAGCATGATGACGGGACGCAGAAGTAACGCTTGCACCTGATCGTTCCTGCGCAACGCGGGAACGATCGCTCTCACTAAAGCGTCATACCCCCTCTTCAGCTAGCGTACGAAAGGTACCGCTGAGCCCTGCGATTAGTCCTGAGCGTGCTATCCATGTTTAACTTGAACGTTCATTCAAGTTAAACCGGTAGCTCGCTGCCCGCTCACAACAGGAGGCTTGCCTTTGCTGAGTCCGATCATTTCAGCCATTTTCCAACCCCTTGAGGTGCACCGTTCATGAGTGCATCGTCTACCCCCGCCAGCGGTCTGGTACGCATGAATCCGCCGGTGTTCTGGTTCGCCGCAACGGTGATTCTGCTCTTTGGCCTCGTTGTCATTGCCGTGCCGGAACAGGCCGGTGCCTGGCTTCTTGAAGCGCAAAACTGGGCGGCCAATACGGTCGGCTGGTACTACATGCTCGCGATGACCCTGTATCTGGTCTTCGTGGTGGTCACCGCGTTATCGGGCTACGGCAAGATCAAACTCGGTGCCGACCACGACGAACCCGAATTCAGTTACCTGTCCTGGGCCGGCATGCTGTTTGCCGCCGGGATCAGCATCACGCTGTTTTTCTTCTGTGTATCCGAACCGCTGACCCACATGCTCCAGCCGCCGCAAGGCGAGGCCGGCACGGCGGATGCGGCGCGTCAGGCGATGCAGATTCTGTTTCTGCACTGGGGCCTGCACGGCTGGGGCGTGTTCGCCTTTGTCGGCATGGCACTGGCGTATTTCGCTTATCGGCACAACCTGCCGCTGGCCCTGCGTTCGGCGCTGTATCCGCTGATCGGCAAGCGCATCAACGGGCCCATCGGCTACGCGGTCGATGGCTTCGGCATCATCGCCACGGTGTTCGGCCTCGGTGCGGACATGGGCTTCGGCGTGCTTCATCTCAACTCGGGTCTGGACTACCTGTTCGGCATCGCCCACACCCAGTGGATTCAGGTCGGCCTGATCACGCTGATGATGGGCGCGGCGATCATCGTCGCCGTTTCCGGCGTAGATAAGGGCGTGCGGGTCATGTCCGACATCAACATGCTGCTGGCCTGTGCGCTGCTGCTGTTCGTGTTGTTCGCCGGTCCTACCCAGCATTTGCTCAACACCCTGATCCAGAACCTCGGTGACTACCTCGGCGCGT includes the following:
- a CDS encoding D-cysteine desulfhydrase — protein: MSTQPIKQQLDRFNRLDLLGQPTPLEKLERLSTWLGRDVYIKRDDLTPLAMGGNKLRKLEYLAADALAQGADTLITAGALQSNHVRQTAALAAKLGLGCVALLENPLGTDDVNYTGNGNRLLLDLFDTKVELVDNLDNADEQLAALAVRLRSNGKKPYLVPIGGSNALGALGYVRAGLELAEQIKDTGLQFSAVVLASGSAGTHSGLALALSEALPQLPVIGVTVSRSEEDQRPKVQGLAERTADLLGVALPESFKVELWDEYFGPRYGEPNAGTLSAVKLLASQDAVLLDPVYTGKAMAGLLDGIGRGRFDDGPIIFLHTGGAPALFAYKDFL
- the epsC gene encoding serine O-acetyltransferase EpsC yields the protein MSERSSHWQLQTIVSQLRTARDQWRTQNGRASGEQGGRELPSRDAMAQILEALCGALFPMRLGPVDLREESEDFYVGHTLDVALNALLAQARLELRYVARHSARDDSEVETQAIRIIQDFALALPGLRSLLDTDVLAAYHGDPAARSVDEVLLCYPGILAVIHHRLAHHLYRAGLPLLARISSEIAHSATGIDIHPGAQIGRSFFIDHGTGVVIGETAIIGERVRIYQAVTLGAKRFPADEDGQLQKGHPRHPIVEDDVVIYAGATILGRITIGKGSTIGGNVWLTRSVPAGCNLTQANLQHDDGTQK